TGTAACGCATTAAAAATTACCTTTTTCCAGGTTTAAGATTCAATTCTACCAAATATGGTATTTTTCCTTGAAGTTATTTTTTTGAGGTCTTTCAGGAACTCAGTTGTCTCAAGCTTTTTGACTACTCTATCCCGGTCAAAAGTTCTCTTTCGAAACTCCATTAAATTGTTAAAAAAGCTGTTTTTGGCATCTTTTTTCCTAAATTTTACATGCATAGCCTATCCTATGCTTTCAGAATTTATCAAAAAATTTGCATAAAACCAGCCCATTCTTCCAATCAAAGCGAGTTTCAAAAGAAGTCTATTGGATAACTTCTGTCAAACTGAATGGTTAGGGTTTATGAGCTATGATACCCACCATATCATTGCCGGCTCTCCACTCCGAATTATCGCTATTAATAATGGCTAATTTAAATTCTTCTTCGATCTGAAATCCATGTTGAACAAAAAGATCTTTTAAAGTGTCGATCTCCATAAACAACAAACTAGCGGGACGAGCTTCTGAGGGGTATTGCTCTCCGGAGTGAGAGGTTTCATACCTTGAGCAATATCCCGGAAACCTTGCCCCTTCTTCTTTTTGCTTTTGGTAGTCTTTTAACAATTCCTCATGTCCTTTATAAAATGGGCTTATCGTTAACACAAATACCTTGCCTCCTGGCTTCAGCAGATCATTCAGCCATTCAACAAAGGCATCGATTGTTTGAGGAGAAAAAAAATGAAGCACTTTATTGACGAGTATGGCATCAAAACTGTTTGAAGGCATTGATACCTCATCGGGACATCTGCCGGGAATCAAATGAAGTGCCGGGAAAAGATGCGTTTTTCCTTCTTTATATAGCTTTCTGGCAAAAGATTTTAAATGACGCTCTTCACAATCATTTAAGTAATATTTTTCAATTCCTTTCTCTAACGCCTTTTCTGCAACGTTTCCATAGGCTCCACCCACTTCAAAGAAGGTTTGTTTTAGGTTATTTTCAATTAGCTTTAGAAAACGATCTACAGTGGGATCAAATTTTGTAAACATATAGCCGTATTTATTTAGTGTAGAAATCCTGTAGTCATGCTCTTCCGGGATGGTTAAATTTTCACATTCCGCATCAAAAATCGCCTGATAAATATCTAGCTCTAAACAATTCAAAGAACAGTTTGCAATGCATAGCATTAAAGTTAAGTACTTAATCATATAAATCTGATTTTGCTTGGTTAACGTCATTCAGGTATGGAAGCAGCAATTAGGCTTTGAATATGAAGTAGGCGGCT
This DNA window, taken from Criblamydia sequanensis CRIB-18, encodes the following:
- a CDS encoding class I SAM-dependent methyltransferase — translated: MIKYLTLMLCIANCSLNCLELDIYQAIFDAECENLTIPEEHDYRISTLNKYGYMFTKFDPTVDRFLKLIENNLKQTFFEVGGAYGNVAEKALEKGIEKYYLNDCEERHLKSFARKLYKEGKTHLFPALHLIPGRCPDEVSMPSNSFDAILVNKVLHFFSPQTIDAFVEWLNDLLKPGGKVFVLTISPFYKGHEELLKDYQKQKEEGARFPGYCSRYETSHSGEQYPSEARPASLLFMEIDTLKDLFVQHGFQIEEEFKLAIINSDNSEWRAGNDMVGIIAHKP